From Mytilus edulis chromosome 8, xbMytEdul2.2, whole genome shotgun sequence, one genomic window encodes:
- the LOC139484222 gene encoding uncharacterized protein, with protein MKSFVIRMSISLLFSHCSCFEFTCPKDVIQMTFRAEICKKSSKYMCFFDMNKQTYTEFCNKTDEIQQEGFKTVVRGSFDGIPCDKNHYQPFKYSSSHGDSCVFLKSACNEEGQIESTDRWPTTSDRTCRCDYRFGYNFVSQPNKHCVCVPSEEDCSCYFKECDKDQVLTPDYVCMHPANITTNFNMFKCSLINESKSTKIQKKKVINKSDEDVCQLQKDQNCLILVLMFVVAFQFDEKMMGYRKMKTC; from the exons ATGAAATCCTTCGTCATCAGA ATGTCAATAAGTTTACTGTTTTCACATTGTTCCTGTTTTGAATTTACTTGTCCTAAAGACGTGATACAGATGACATTTAGAGCGGAGATCTGTAAAAAATCATCAAAGTATATGTGTTTCTTTGATATGAATAAACAAACGTATACGGAATTTTGCAACAAAACAGACGAAATTCAACAAGAAG GTTTCAAAACTGTTGTGAGAGGAAGTTTTGATGGTATACCGTGTGATAAGAACCATTACCAGCCGTTCAAATACAGTTCTTCTCATGGAGACTCGTGTGTTTTTCTCAAATCTGCTTGCAATGAAGAAGGTCAGATTGAAAGTACTGACAGATGGCCGACGACATCAGATAGAACTTGTCGTTGTGATTACAGATTTGGTTATAATTTTGTATCGCAGccaaataaacattgtgtatGCGTGCCTTCTGAAGAAGATTGTTCCTGTTATTTTAAAGAATGTGATAAGGATCAAGTACTAACGCCAG ACTATGTTTGCATGCATCCAGCTAATATTacaacaaactttaacatgttcAAGTGTTCATTGATAAATGAATCGAAGTCAACAAAAATCCAAAAGAAAAAGGTTATCAATAAATCTGACGAAG ATGTATGTCAACTTCAGAAAGATCAGAATTGCTTGATATTAGTATTGATGTTTGTAGTTGCATTCCAATTTG atGAAAAAATGATGGGATACAGAAAAATGAAGACATG TTGA